One window from the genome of Leptospira ryugenii encodes:
- a CDS encoding sodium:calcium antiporter, with translation MDEFLHITFQAFPLPLLFLVILLAILALGKAADVLVDEAVSLSLRWGVPKMIIGATLVSLGTTLPEVSVSVISSLEGNPGIALGNAVGSIICDTGLILGIAILISPPSIDRRLVNRQGWIQVGAGFLLFFAAIPWFDLNSTFTLGGRITQATGIFFLFLLGLYIYFSIRWSRSKPGELEEGIDDTTDVDDSSAIIVIIKLLIAIGVVIISSQILIPAVEITAKTLYIPDAIIGATLVAFGTSLPELVTAIQASRRGHSELAMGNIIGADILNVLFVSGASAAVTANGLEAPVNFFQFYFPAMLLVLIIFRVGIFASKDTIKRPIGVILLVIYVLATVAGYFFK, from the coding sequence ATGGATGAATTTCTACACATAACCTTTCAAGCATTTCCTCTTCCGCTCTTATTTCTTGTGATCCTTCTTGCCATATTGGCACTTGGGAAGGCAGCGGACGTACTCGTTGACGAGGCAGTTTCTCTCTCATTGCGATGGGGTGTTCCCAAAATGATCATAGGGGCTACTTTAGTAAGTTTAGGAACCACCTTGCCTGAGGTTTCTGTTTCGGTTATTTCTTCCCTCGAGGGGAATCCCGGAATCGCTTTGGGAAATGCCGTGGGCTCTATCATTTGTGATACTGGATTGATCTTGGGCATTGCAATACTTATCTCGCCACCTAGCATAGACAGACGATTGGTTAATAGACAAGGTTGGATCCAAGTGGGAGCAGGTTTTTTGTTATTCTTTGCTGCCATACCTTGGTTTGATCTCAACTCTACCTTTACCTTAGGCGGAAGAATTACACAGGCAACAGGTATCTTCTTTCTCTTTTTACTCGGACTTTATATCTACTTCAGCATCCGATGGTCCAGATCCAAACCTGGTGAATTGGAAGAAGGTATTGATGATACGACAGATGTTGATGATTCCTCTGCCATAATTGTCATTATCAAATTGTTGATTGCGATTGGTGTTGTGATCATTTCTTCCCAGATTTTAATTCCTGCAGTTGAAATAACTGCTAAAACTTTATACATTCCAGATGCAATCATTGGAGCCACATTAGTTGCGTTTGGGACATCTTTACCGGAGCTCGTGACTGCTATCCAAGCATCTAGACGAGGCCATTCGGAGTTAGCGATGGGAAACATCATAGGAGCAGATATTCTCAACGTACTTTTTGTATCTGGAGCCTCAGCGGCGGTGACGGCAAATGGTTTAGAAGCTCCCGTAAACTTCTTCCAATTCTATTTTCCGGCAATGTTACTTGTTTTAATCATATTTCGAGTTGGTATCTTTGCTTCAAAAGACACCATCAAACGACCGATTGGTGTAATCCTTTTGGTGATTTATGTACTGGCAACAGTCGCAGGGTATTTCTTTAAGTAA
- a CDS encoding DNA-processing protein DprA: protein MDSLYQTCKNFFPRDRFTLLKARADSLAKSLLGQNFINIYSKAYPELLREIYDPPLVLSFIGDLSLFSLPKVAIVGTRKASPVSLLATKLLVERLGETSIPTLALVSGMAMGVDRQVFITAMDQGLAVIGLLGTSIQEEYPPSNRDLYKKVKAYQKHLLLTEYIHEQSPSPWTFPKRNRLISGLAPIVYIMESGKKSGTISTAHSALSQNREIVVFDHSLQYDNEGGRVLVSEGADVLNFEDLIEGKGQVIRSDVYPKKVLSFQEWQVYAKKETSFALQPELTPLGSGYIWKPFT, encoded by the coding sequence TTGGATTCCCTATACCAAACTTGTAAAAATTTTTTCCCAAGAGATCGTTTTACTCTTCTAAAGGCGAGAGCTGATTCCTTAGCGAAGAGCCTACTTGGGCAAAATTTTATAAACATCTATTCAAAAGCCTACCCTGAGCTACTGAGAGAGATCTATGACCCTCCTCTCGTACTCTCCTTTATCGGGGATCTATCCCTCTTTTCACTTCCAAAGGTTGCCATTGTGGGCACAAGAAAGGCTTCGCCAGTTTCCTTACTGGCAACAAAACTATTGGTTGAGAGGCTTGGTGAAACTAGTATTCCTACTCTTGCGCTTGTATCCGGGATGGCCATGGGAGTTGACAGACAAGTTTTTATAACCGCCATGGACCAAGGTTTGGCTGTGATTGGTTTACTTGGCACAAGCATCCAAGAAGAGTATCCTCCTTCCAACCGAGATTTATACAAAAAAGTGAAAGCGTATCAAAAACACCTTCTCCTAACAGAATATATCCATGAGCAGAGTCCGAGTCCCTGGACATTCCCAAAACGAAACCGATTGATTTCGGGACTCGCTCCAATCGTCTACATCATGGAATCAGGGAAAAAATCAGGGACTATATCTACCGCACATAGTGCACTCTCACAAAATCGCGAAATCGTTGTCTTTGATCATTCTTTACAATACGACAATGAAGGCGGGAGAGTTTTGGTCTCAGAAGGAGCGGATGTACTCAACTTTGAAGATTTAATAGAAGGAAAGGGGCAAGTGATTCGCAGCGATGTCTATCCAAAGAAGGTCCTAAGCTTCCAGGAGTGGCAGGTCTATGCAAAAAAGGAAACTAGTTTTGCATTGCAACCCGAGCTCACTCCCTTGGGTTCAGGATATATATGGAAGCCGTTTACTTAA
- a CDS encoding tetratricopeptide repeat protein: MARKVLIPLLFLSLLSCDGIKNLGKSRWEKQKSDPGADEKDLVRWSEKLALEEAEISEMDEKIRKMVQKSNQAGALAWKIARGYMRAGSFERSSQYYQEALQVESKQAGYEIHSFESALPFFEKAIQMGKLDKQLLFEAALAYANASKDMGWEPGRRKRAIELFQSLTRLDPKDSRFPFQLALIYFDSSLRSEAWEGKGNPGYGNLEEAFELLDSILKVEPYNIPARFAKANFLYQIGMMSGAQAEYSKIKSDLEYLKQQGQIREPLEKNQSYQNVLKNLSTIQSQNPNL; this comes from the coding sequence ATGGCGAGAAAAGTTCTCATACCTCTCCTTTTCCTTTCCCTTCTTTCCTGTGATGGTATCAAAAACCTTGGAAAATCTCGCTGGGAAAAACAAAAATCTGATCCTGGGGCGGATGAAAAGGACCTGGTGCGCTGGTCTGAGAAATTGGCATTGGAAGAGGCCGAAATTTCTGAGATGGATGAAAAAATCCGTAAGATGGTGCAAAAATCAAACCAGGCCGGAGCCCTTGCTTGGAAGATTGCACGAGGTTATATGAGGGCTGGTTCCTTTGAACGAAGTAGCCAATACTACCAAGAGGCCTTGCAGGTGGAATCAAAACAAGCTGGTTACGAAATCCATTCCTTTGAATCTGCACTTCCGTTCTTTGAGAAAGCCATCCAAATGGGCAAGTTAGATAAACAGTTGTTATTCGAGGCAGCTCTTGCATATGCAAATGCATCAAAAGATATGGGATGGGAGCCTGGTCGCAGAAAAAGAGCGATAGAACTTTTCCAATCTCTCACTCGTTTGGACCCGAAAGATAGTCGATTTCCATTTCAATTGGCGCTCATCTATTTTGATTCCAGTCTTCGTTCGGAAGCCTGGGAAGGGAAGGGCAATCCAGGATATGGAAACTTAGAAGAAGCTTTCGAATTGTTGGACTCGATACTGAAAGTAGAACCCTATAACATACCTGCTCGGTTTGCGAAGGCCAATTTTTTATACCAGATTGGAATGATGTCGGGAGCCCAAGCCGAATATAGCAAAATCAAATCAGATCTGGAATATTTAAAACAGCAGGGACAAATCAGAGAGCCCCTCGAGAAAAACCAATCCTATCAAAATGTCCTAAAAAATCTAAGTACTATCCAAAGCCAGAATCCTAATCTCTGA
- a CDS encoding GNAT family N-acetyltransferase, whose product MRPISEKDLSDLETWEMLCFPEDAWTKKMLLNHLEFHAAYLAFGERAQGYALICETPWEVEIFRIATLPNYHRLGVATFLLHSLFQEFPSKDFFLELRENNKTALNLYQKVGFGILETRKNYYPNGETAILMKRKPN is encoded by the coding sequence ATGCGCCCAATTTCAGAAAAAGATCTTTCTGATCTTGAGACTTGGGAAATGCTCTGTTTTCCCGAGGATGCCTGGACAAAAAAAATGCTCCTGAACCACCTGGAGTTCCATGCTGCCTATCTAGCATTTGGCGAGAGGGCGCAGGGCTATGCACTCATTTGCGAAACTCCTTGGGAAGTAGAAATTTTTAGAATTGCAACACTTCCCAACTATCATAGGTTAGGTGTTGCAACATTTTTATTGCATAGCCTCTTCCAAGAATTTCCTAGCAAAGATTTTTTTTTAGAGCTCAGAGAAAACAACAAGACCGCACTCAATCTTTACCAGAAAGTTGGATTTGGTATTTTAGAAACTCGTAAAAACTATTATCCCAACGGTGAGACAGCAATTTTAATGAAAAGGAAACCAAATTAA
- a CDS encoding SDR family NAD(P)-dependent oxidoreductase translates to MKNAYVTGASQGIGKEFVKAIAKDYNVFLISRSLSDLNKTIAELEPTSRGILKPLAYDLSKKKSWEELSDVMRKDKDFEFLINNAGFGTVGEFANLDLEKELDQINLNVKALVSLSHTALNAFKPRKKGFIINVASIAGFLPAPGSATYAATKAYVKSFTEAIHEEAIPHGIHVQALCPGLTHSQFHQRAGIEKSKYPGFMWQDAKEVAEESLRALYHNQAVCITGMVNQGVVGLTGLLPRSWIRKGAGKFMDTSG, encoded by the coding sequence ATGAAAAATGCATACGTAACAGGAGCCTCCCAAGGCATAGGGAAAGAGTTTGTAAAGGCAATAGCAAAAGACTATAACGTATTTCTTATCTCTCGATCATTGTCAGATCTAAATAAAACAATTGCAGAATTGGAACCGACATCGAGAGGGATTTTAAAACCTTTAGCTTATGATTTGAGCAAAAAAAAATCATGGGAAGAACTATCGGATGTGATGCGAAAGGATAAAGACTTTGAATTTTTGATTAACAATGCGGGCTTCGGCACTGTTGGTGAATTTGCAAATCTTGATCTCGAAAAAGAACTCGACCAAATCAATTTGAATGTAAAAGCCTTGGTGAGTTTGAGTCATACGGCACTCAATGCCTTTAAACCACGTAAAAAAGGATTTATCATCAACGTAGCTTCGATAGCAGGTTTTTTACCAGCACCAGGGAGTGCAACCTATGCCGCCACTAAAGCATATGTTAAATCATTTACGGAAGCTATCCACGAAGAAGCAATCCCGCATGGTATCCATGTGCAAGCGTTATGTCCTGGCCTAACTCATTCACAATTCCACCAAAGAGCAGGTATAGAAAAATCCAAATACCCAGGCTTTATGTGGCAAGATGCAAAAGAGGTCGCTGAAGAATCCTTGCGAGCCTTGTACCATAACCAAGCAGTATGCATCACTGGTATGGTAAACCAAGGTGTTGTCGGACTCACAGGTTTGTTACCAAGATCTTGGATCCGAAAAGGTGCCGGTAAATTTATGGATACAAGTGGCTAG
- a CDS encoding DUF445 family protein codes for MDVAKLDNWYRKLLVIFSLIAGGLQVYWESNLWINACFVVLMAGIVGYFTNFLAIKMLFQPKHGKVLGWSGLVPKNKPKIAKSLGESIQTNLLHPDIILAYIYERNLVESGLQKIAKEIDEALHNDEIREILVTKIITLLKERGPEILEVVFDFSEETIKKMAQRPEEVQKLWIYTRNKISEYLTEQSNREEIGNQLRVLLLEEMPKLANMLNEGLEEYLRTRNTLGKIGIGVKKIFSFNDEAIRELLERFVQDPETSGQFMGMMDEVMRRLQERLNSKETQDFITRKISDWLEASGDYARQNLLPTGIERLQSYLDDPNNWEEIDKNFLRATDWVIRRLLEFMNSEEGKVYLKKNIEKFVHKINVTALVEERVMELDTDELEKMILDNTGGNLVVIQFLGGILGMIAGLIQVHIFFALPVGLLVAITYIAHYRNRLRYTKEV; via the coding sequence ATGGATGTCGCTAAATTAGATAATTGGTATAGAAAATTACTTGTAATCTTTTCCCTCATTGCGGGCGGACTACAAGTGTATTGGGAAAGTAATTTATGGATTAATGCCTGTTTTGTGGTCTTAATGGCAGGTATTGTAGGATACTTCACAAATTTTTTGGCCATAAAAATGTTATTCCAACCAAAGCATGGAAAGGTGCTTGGCTGGTCAGGGCTTGTCCCCAAGAACAAACCAAAGATTGCCAAGTCATTGGGTGAAAGTATCCAAACAAATCTATTGCACCCTGATATCATCCTTGCCTATATCTATGAAAGAAATTTAGTCGAGTCTGGATTACAAAAGATTGCTAAAGAGATCGATGAAGCTTTGCATAATGACGAAATCCGTGAAATTCTAGTTACAAAAATCATCACTCTCTTAAAAGAAAGGGGTCCAGAAATTCTTGAGGTAGTTTTTGATTTTTCGGAAGAGACAATCAAAAAGATGGCCCAACGCCCAGAGGAAGTGCAGAAACTCTGGATCTATACACGCAATAAGATTTCAGAATATTTAACAGAACAATCCAACAGAGAAGAAATTGGAAACCAGTTGCGAGTGCTACTTTTGGAAGAAATGCCCAAACTAGCAAATATGCTAAACGAAGGTTTGGAAGAATACCTCCGCACTAGAAACACTCTTGGTAAAATCGGTATTGGAGTTAAAAAAATCTTTTCCTTTAATGATGAAGCTATCCGAGAATTACTCGAACGATTTGTACAAGACCCCGAAACATCTGGCCAATTCATGGGAATGATGGATGAAGTGATGCGCCGATTGCAAGAGAGATTGAATTCTAAAGAAACCCAAGATTTCATTACTCGAAAAATTTCCGATTGGCTCGAAGCAAGCGGTGATTATGCGAGACAAAATTTACTGCCGACGGGGATTGAAAGATTGCAGTCTTATTTGGATGATCCAAACAATTGGGAGGAGATCGATAAAAACTTTTTGCGGGCCACAGATTGGGTAATCCGCCGTCTTTTGGAATTTATGAACAGTGAGGAAGGAAAGGTATACCTCAAAAAGAACATTGAAAAGTTCGTACATAAGATCAATGTGACTGCCCTCGTTGAAGAACGTGTTATGGAATTGGATACAGACGAACTGGAAAAAATGATCTTAGACAATACAGGTGGAAACCTTGTCGTCATTCAATTTTTAGGTGGAATCTTAGGAATGATAGCAGGACTAATCCAAGTGCACATCTTTTTTGCTCTGCCAGTAGGATTGTTAGTTGCCATAACTTACATAGCTCATTATCGAAACCGACTTAGATACACAAAGGAGGTTTGA
- the lsa14 gene encoding adhesin Lsa14 codes for MNLTTVQTAANTNPTREYASSSPYNKGGFIFHRNFTPGFIGLNAEASNDVQVCNHSVLYLISWGDSSIERAKSEGKFSKVAYVDYQQLGILGGYLYHRFCSIVKGQSIQ; via the coding sequence ATGAACCTAACCACTGTTCAAACAGCGGCAAACACAAATCCTACGCGAGAATACGCCAGTTCTTCCCCATATAATAAGGGTGGGTTTATTTTTCATCGAAATTTTACACCAGGCTTCATTGGCCTAAACGCGGAAGCGAGCAATGATGTCCAAGTATGTAATCACTCTGTCTTGTATTTGATTTCTTGGGGAGATTCTAGTATCGAAAGGGCAAAGTCAGAGGGAAAGTTTTCAAAGGTTGCCTACGTTGATTACCAACAGCTAGGTATTTTAGGGGGGTATCTCTACCACAGATTCTGTTCGATTGTTAAGGGGCAATCCATTCAATGA
- a CDS encoding TRL-like family protein has product MKPFFKFITLSLTLLMLHCATGPTMGGLFTSITFPGLINPENNVKVNKTSKGCQYSILGLVGFGNAAAGSIAFENGIIKVATIDHSSLSILGITFRNYCTIVSGEQK; this is encoded by the coding sequence ATGAAACCATTTTTTAAATTCATTACTTTATCGCTAACATTGCTTATGTTACACTGTGCTACCGGACCCACGATGGGTGGACTTTTTACTTCCATAACTTTCCCTGGCCTCATCAATCCAGAAAACAATGTCAAAGTGAATAAAACCTCAAAAGGTTGCCAATATTCAATTTTAGGCTTAGTTGGATTTGGCAATGCGGCAGCAGGCTCCATTGCATTCGAGAATGGAATTATAAAGGTGGCGACTATTGATCATTCATCTCTCAGTATTCTGGGTATCACCTTTAGAAATTACTGTACTATCGTTTCGGGAGAACAGAAATGA
- a CDS encoding TRL domain-containing protein, with protein sequence MKIHCLPILALCFFVNCLSAPMQSLLFTSTSQNVNGDVTGNQITSARILKSGKSCASSGLLINLFYYGSGNSIEEAAKNAGITKIALVDRDSFNVLYNLFYKECVIVWGE encoded by the coding sequence ATGAAAATCCATTGCCTTCCCATACTAGCTCTATGTTTCTTTGTAAACTGTCTTTCTGCACCAATGCAGAGTTTGTTATTTACTAGTACATCTCAAAACGTAAACGGAGATGTTACTGGGAACCAAATCACATCAGCAAGGATTTTAAAATCTGGTAAATCATGCGCATCCTCTGGTTTATTGATCAATCTTTTCTACTATGGCTCAGGTAACTCTATAGAAGAGGCTGCAAAAAATGCTGGAATCACAAAAATCGCATTGGTAGACCGAGATTCTTTCAATGTTCTATACAACCTCTTTTATAAAGAGTGTGTTATCGTATGGGGAGAATAA
- a CDS encoding DoxX family protein has translation MNWLLRSLETDGSYASLILRLTLGIVIWAHGAQKLLGWYGGYGFEGTMGFFTGKMGIPWIFALLVILGEFFGGIFLVFGFAVRFSALWVGIILLFAMVLVHWENGFFMNWFGNQTGEGIEFFLLFLAISLSLVITGGGKFSLDRLIAENLA, from the coding sequence ATGAATTGGTTACTGAGAAGTTTAGAAACAGATGGAAGTTATGCTTCCCTAATCTTGCGTTTGACTTTAGGCATTGTGATCTGGGCTCATGGAGCCCAAAAACTTTTGGGCTGGTATGGGGGATATGGTTTTGAAGGAACCATGGGCTTTTTCACAGGAAAGATGGGGATTCCTTGGATCTTTGCATTGCTCGTAATCTTAGGAGAGTTTTTTGGAGGCATCTTTCTCGTCTTTGGATTTGCAGTTCGGTTTTCCGCCCTCTGGGTAGGCATCATTCTTCTGTTTGCGATGGTCTTAGTTCATTGGGAAAACGGATTCTTTATGAATTGGTTTGGAAACCAAACGGGCGAAGGCATAGAATTCTTTTTGCTCTTCTTAGCTATCTCTTTGAGTTTGGTGATCACGGGTGGAGGCAAATTCTCTTTAGATCGTTTGATAGCAGAAAACTTGGCTTAA
- a CDS encoding MarR family winged helix-turn-helix transcriptional regulator, producing the protein MKEKSIGIEIWRHFLTMHHEIIQQIERDLRASDCISLVWYDVLIVLVRSGKDSLSLKELLADLVLTKSAVSKLLDRMEVAHMIRRRQSSEDGRSLRIEILPKGKEAVKVAWPIYKNGIQKYFLDAIPKESHSDILQMFIGIRSLNHSTQSFSKFTPE; encoded by the coding sequence ATGAAAGAAAAATCTATTGGGATCGAGATTTGGCGCCACTTCTTGACGATGCACCATGAAATCATCCAACAAATTGAAAGGGATCTAAGGGCCTCAGACTGCATTTCTTTGGTGTGGTATGATGTTTTGATCGTACTTGTGAGGAGTGGGAAAGATTCTCTATCTCTAAAAGAACTCCTTGCAGATTTAGTTCTCACAAAGAGTGCAGTCTCAAAACTATTGGATAGAATGGAAGTTGCTCACATGATCCGTAGGCGCCAATCTTCAGAGGATGGAAGGTCCTTGAGAATTGAAATTCTTCCAAAAGGAAAGGAAGCTGTGAAAGTTGCTTGGCCCATCTATAAGAATGGCATCCAAAAGTACTTTTTAGATGCCATACCCAAGGAAAGTCATTCAGACATATTACAGATGTTTATCGGAATACGTTCTCTGAATCACTCAACTCAGTCTTTTTCAAAGTTTACACCTGAGTGA
- a CDS encoding serine hydrolase domain-containing protein: MIFHFSSKEYSKICFTFIVFLFFGCLSIPETAQKTLYGPEIEEILSGLVGSKSKSITFAFQDGLDIKESGFLGKETKPHRYKIGSVTKLFTTIAVLQLRDRGKLSLDDPLARYIPELKKIPKQNKNARDFTIRDVLKHQSGLPSDLSYEFFLDSASKYTDIQKARIRSLSILKDSQTAEPGQYTSYSNLGFGLLGILIERTSNLDIETYFQKNIFEVAGMEHSSLVDEAQSTALIDGYEGILFSSKVPKPIIRDLTAGSLSTTGADMQRFFAAFFRSKQNRNGLISANSFREMHRLQSPSPLDFSFQIGLTVMLDDFQSNGKSVKLAFHSGSLPPYAAHWLYDPESEISVFIAGNQFPAHIQDIPGSAEKIFKVLWKKRFGNEIHSVQDKKSLRKSIFRPGLYASSNGIIEVKEEGEKRELIFSGLPLQIEEKDGAFYLRLKAFFGLFDLTPKELESWIVEMEETSKETILTLQSSSLKKGVAGVGILNIAQTNQIDSKYLGTYRNLEAFPILTKVNLYFKDNQYCVIAVNYRLANWNSKVDYLCKVLDPETLLIEGKGRNLNEIIKLKEKDGKVILVHSGVNFEKD; encoded by the coding sequence ATGATTTTTCATTTTAGTAGTAAAGAGTATTCTAAAATTTGTTTCACCTTCATAGTTTTTCTGTTTTTCGGTTGCCTTTCGATTCCTGAAACTGCGCAAAAGACTTTATATGGACCAGAAATTGAGGAAATCCTATCTGGACTTGTAGGCTCAAAATCTAAATCTATTACTTTTGCCTTTCAAGATGGCTTGGATATAAAAGAATCAGGATTTTTAGGAAAGGAAACAAAACCACATCGTTATAAGATCGGGAGTGTAACCAAGCTATTCACAACCATTGCCGTATTGCAATTACGAGATAGAGGAAAACTTTCATTAGATGATCCCTTGGCTCGCTACATTCCTGAGCTGAAAAAAATTCCAAAACAAAACAAAAATGCTCGTGACTTCACGATCAGAGATGTTTTAAAACACCAATCTGGTTTACCATCTGACTTAAGTTATGAATTCTTTTTAGATAGTGCCTCAAAGTATACAGATATCCAGAAGGCAAGGATTCGATCGCTCTCAATTTTAAAAGATTCACAGACCGCAGAGCCAGGACAATACACATCCTATTCTAATCTAGGGTTTGGCTTGTTGGGCATATTGATTGAAAGAACTAGCAATCTAGATATCGAAACTTATTTCCAAAAGAATATATTTGAAGTTGCTGGTATGGAACATTCAAGTTTGGTAGATGAAGCACAATCAACAGCGCTCATCGATGGATATGAAGGCATATTATTTTCAAGTAAGGTGCCAAAACCGATCATACGAGACCTCACGGCAGGTTCTCTCTCCACGACAGGTGCGGATATGCAAAGATTTTTTGCCGCCTTCTTTAGGAGTAAACAAAACCGAAATGGACTAATCTCTGCAAATTCATTCCGAGAAATGCATAGACTACAATCGCCTAGTCCTTTAGATTTCTCATTTCAGATTGGTTTAACAGTGATGTTAGATGATTTTCAGTCGAATGGTAAATCCGTAAAACTTGCTTTCCATTCGGGATCTTTACCTCCCTATGCTGCGCATTGGCTATATGATCCTGAATCAGAAATATCCGTATTCATTGCTGGAAATCAGTTCCCTGCCCATATCCAAGACATACCTGGGTCAGCCGAGAAGATATTTAAGGTTCTTTGGAAAAAGAGATTCGGCAATGAGATACATTCTGTCCAAGATAAGAAAAGTTTGCGAAAGTCTATCTTTCGTCCAGGGCTCTATGCTTCCTCAAATGGAATCATCGAGGTAAAAGAAGAAGGAGAAAAAAGAGAGCTCATCTTTTCAGGTCTTCCATTACAAATAGAAGAGAAGGATGGTGCATTTTATTTACGATTGAAGGCATTTTTTGGACTTTTTGACCTAACTCCAAAAGAACTCGAATCATGGATTGTGGAAATGGAGGAGACTTCAAAAGAAACTATCTTAACTTTGCAATCGTCTTCCTTAAAGAAAGGAGTTGCTGGTGTCGGAATTCTCAATATAGCACAAACTAACCAGATAGATTCAAAGTATTTAGGCACCTATCGGAATTTAGAAGCATTTCCTATTTTAACAAAAGTTAACTTATATTTTAAAGATAATCAATATTGTGTAATCGCTGTGAATTACAGACTCGCGAATTGGAATTCGAAAGTAGACTATCTTTGCAAAGTATTGGATCCAGAAACTCTTTTAATAGAGGGAAAAGGACGTAATCTCAATGAAATCATAAAGTTAAAAGAGAAAGATGGAAAGGTAATTTTGGTTCACTCAGGTGTAAACTTTGAAAAAGACTGA